One region of Microbacterium sp. M28 genomic DNA includes:
- a CDS encoding CTP synthase: protein MNSSSAGPKNDTTKHIFVTGGVVSSLGKGLTAASLGNLLTARGLRVVMQKLDPYLNVDPGTMNPFQHGEVFVTDDGAETDLDIGHYERFLDISLSEAANVTTGQIYSQVIARERRGEYLGDTVQVIPHITDEIKRRMRLQADESPKPDVIITEVGGTVGDIESQPFLEAARQLRHELGRDSVFFVHVSLVPFMGASGEQKTKPTQHSVAALRQVGIQPDALVLRSDRPVSESNRNKIALMCDVDAEGVINTVDLPSIYDIPSTLNEQGLDSYIVRRLGLDQKADEVDWTRWSKVLHAVHNPKHEVTIGLVGKYIDLPDAYLSVTEALKAGGFAQETKVNIRWIPSDLCETPEGAKEQLGELDGICVPGGFGIRGIEGKLGALKFAREQGIPTLGLCLGLQCMVIEYSRNVAGIDGASSSEFDPETVAPVIATMAEQVDIIDRGDLGGTMRLGLYPARLAEGSIAAEVYGSTEVQERHRHRYEVNNAYRDRIAEAGMVFSGLNPELDLVEFVELPRDVHPYYIATQAHPELRSRPTDPHPLFRGLVGAAIERHRASELFDVEAGA from the coding sequence ATGAACTCTTCTTCTGCGGGGCCCAAGAACGACACCACCAAGCACATCTTCGTGACCGGCGGTGTCGTTTCGTCTTTGGGCAAGGGGCTCACCGCCGCGAGCCTCGGCAACCTTCTCACCGCCCGCGGACTGCGGGTCGTCATGCAGAAGCTCGACCCCTATCTGAACGTCGACCCCGGCACGATGAACCCGTTCCAGCACGGCGAGGTCTTCGTCACGGACGACGGCGCGGAGACCGACCTCGACATCGGACACTACGAGCGCTTCCTCGACATCAGTCTGTCCGAGGCGGCCAACGTGACCACCGGCCAGATCTACTCGCAGGTGATCGCGCGCGAGCGCCGCGGCGAGTACCTCGGCGACACGGTGCAGGTCATCCCGCACATCACTGATGAGATCAAGCGCCGGATGCGTCTGCAGGCAGACGAGTCGCCGAAGCCCGACGTGATCATCACAGAGGTCGGCGGCACCGTCGGCGACATCGAGTCGCAGCCGTTCCTCGAGGCTGCGCGTCAGCTGCGCCACGAGCTCGGCCGCGACAGCGTGTTCTTCGTGCACGTCTCGCTGGTGCCCTTCATGGGGGCTTCGGGCGAGCAGAAGACCAAGCCCACGCAGCACTCGGTCGCGGCCCTGCGGCAGGTCGGCATCCAGCCGGACGCACTCGTGCTGCGCAGCGACCGCCCCGTGAGCGAGTCGAATCGTAACAAGATCGCGCTGATGTGCGACGTCGACGCGGAAGGCGTGATCAACACCGTCGATCTGCCGAGCATCTACGACATCCCGTCGACGCTCAACGAGCAGGGGCTCGACTCCTACATCGTGCGTCGCCTCGGCCTGGACCAGAAGGCGGACGAGGTCGACTGGACCCGTTGGAGCAAGGTCCTGCACGCCGTGCACAACCCCAAGCACGAGGTCACGATCGGCCTGGTCGGCAAGTACATCGACCTGCCGGATGCCTACCTGTCGGTGACGGAGGCGCTCAAGGCCGGCGGATTCGCGCAGGAGACCAAGGTCAACATCCGCTGGATCCCGTCCGACCTCTGCGAGACGCCCGAGGGTGCGAAGGAGCAGCTGGGTGAGCTGGACGGCATCTGCGTGCCCGGTGGCTTCGGCATCCGCGGCATCGAGGGCAAGCTCGGCGCCCTGAAGTTCGCCCGCGAGCAGGGCATCCCGACGCTCGGTCTGTGCCTTGGCCTGCAGTGCATGGTCATCGAGTACTCGCGCAACGTCGCGGGCATCGACGGCGCCTCCTCGAGCGAGTTCGATCCGGAGACCGTGGCACCCGTCATCGCGACCATGGCCGAGCAGGTCGACATCATCGACCGTGGCGACCTGGGCGGCACCATGCGTCTCGGGCTGTACCCGGCCCGTCTGGCCGAGGGGTCCATCGCCGCCGAGGTGTACGGATCGACCGAGGTGCAGGAGCGCCACCGTCACCGCTACGAGGTCAACAACGCCTACCGCGACCGCATCGCTGAAGCGGGCATGGTGTTCTCGGGACTGAACCCCGAGCTGGACCTGGTCGAGTTCGTCGAGCTGCCCCGCGACGTGCACCCGTACTACATCGCCACCCAGGCGCACCCCGAACTGCGCTCGCGTCCGACCGACCCGCACCCGCTGTTCCGCGGTCTCGTCGGCGCCGCGATCGAGCGGCACCGCGCGAGCGAGCTGTTCGACGTCGAAGCCGGGGCCTGA
- the recN gene encoding DNA repair protein RecN, whose translation MIEEIRMQHLGVIADAVLPLGKGFTAITGETGAGKTMVVTGLGLLLGQRADSGAVRAGAAQASVAGVWVVPEQGAVADIVTDAGGELEPAGDGRSELYVSRTLSAEGRSRASVGGRAAPAGVLSALAEQLVVVHGQSEQLRLKSAAAQRDALDRFGGEPVSTALRTYRGAWEQWRAFDTELHELTDNRDRRAEEAARLREALALIEATAPEAGEDEVLSERAERLANAEELRQAAALAHTALSNEDGEPDASSFVADARRLLERVSDPALAGIAESLADVGYRLADLAGQLAGYLADLDEAGPHELAAVEERRAALNTLVRAHGSLDEALALWETGSARLAELDDDNDRVERLDAERSAARAELDAAADALTAVRTEAATRLGAAVSEELHALAMPDARLEVAVTSGSESAHGRDDVAILLAPHPGAEPRPVGRGASGGELSRVMLAIEVVIAGTDPVPTFVFDEVDAGIGGAAAIEVGRRLARLAERSQVIAVTHLAQVAAFAGNHLSVVKSHDGAVTASSVRRLDGPDREAEMARLLSGLTDSDAAITHARELLSLGTAAA comes from the coding sequence ATGATCGAGGAGATCCGGATGCAGCACCTCGGCGTGATCGCCGACGCCGTGCTCCCGCTCGGCAAGGGCTTCACCGCCATCACGGGCGAGACCGGTGCCGGCAAGACGATGGTCGTCACCGGTCTCGGTCTTCTGCTCGGTCAGCGCGCCGATTCCGGTGCGGTGCGCGCGGGAGCCGCGCAGGCGTCGGTCGCCGGGGTCTGGGTCGTTCCGGAGCAGGGTGCTGTCGCCGACATCGTGACGGATGCCGGTGGCGAACTCGAGCCGGCCGGAGACGGCCGATCCGAGCTCTACGTCTCCCGTACGCTCAGCGCCGAAGGGCGCAGCCGCGCGAGTGTCGGCGGACGCGCCGCGCCGGCCGGCGTCCTCTCCGCGCTCGCGGAGCAGCTGGTCGTCGTGCACGGCCAGTCCGAACAGTTGCGCCTGAAGTCCGCGGCGGCTCAGCGCGACGCCCTCGACCGCTTCGGAGGTGAGCCGGTGTCCACGGCGCTGCGCACCTACCGCGGCGCCTGGGAGCAATGGCGCGCATTCGATACCGAACTGCACGAGCTCACGGACAACCGCGATCGCCGTGCCGAGGAGGCCGCTCGTCTGCGCGAGGCGCTCGCCCTGATCGAGGCGACCGCGCCCGAGGCGGGGGAGGACGAGGTCCTGTCCGAGCGGGCCGAGCGTCTCGCGAACGCCGAGGAGCTGCGGCAGGCCGCCGCGCTCGCGCACACTGCCCTGTCCAACGAAGACGGCGAGCCCGATGCCTCTTCGTTCGTCGCCGACGCACGCCGCCTCTTGGAGCGCGTGTCCGATCCGGCTCTCGCCGGTATCGCCGAGTCGCTGGCCGACGTCGGCTATCGCCTGGCGGATCTCGCCGGTCAGCTGGCCGGCTACCTCGCCGATCTGGACGAGGCAGGGCCGCACGAACTCGCCGCCGTTGAGGAGCGCCGTGCCGCGCTCAACACCCTGGTGCGCGCGCATGGCTCGCTCGACGAGGCACTGGCGCTCTGGGAGACCGGCTCCGCGCGTCTGGCCGAACTCGACGACGACAACGACCGCGTCGAGCGGCTCGATGCCGAGCGTTCCGCGGCCAGGGCGGAACTCGACGCGGCAGCCGACGCGTTGACCGCAGTACGGACGGAGGCGGCCACGCGTCTGGGCGCTGCCGTGTCCGAAGAGCTCCACGCCCTGGCGATGCCCGACGCACGTCTGGAGGTCGCCGTGACCTCGGGCTCGGAGAGCGCGCATGGACGCGACGACGTCGCCATCCTGCTCGCCCCGCATCCCGGCGCCGAGCCGCGCCCCGTCGGCCGTGGAGCCTCCGGCGGCGAGCTGTCGCGCGTGATGCTCGCGATCGAGGTCGTGATCGCCGGCACGGACCCCGTCCCGACCTTCGTCTTCGACGAGGTGGATGCCGGCATCGGCGGAGCGGCGGCCATCGAGGTCGGGCGGCGACTCGCCCGGCTCGCTGAGCGATCCCAGGTGATCGCGGTCACTCATCTCGCCCAGGTCGCGGCCTTCGCCGGCAACCATCTTTCCGTCGTCAAATCCCACGACGGCGCCGTCACCGCCTCGAGTGTGCGCCGTCTGGACGGCCCCGATCGTGAGGCCGAGATGGCCAGGCTCCTGTCGGGACTCACCGATTCGGATGCCGCAATCACCCACGCCCGAGAACTTCTCAGTCTCGGCACCGCCGCCGCCTGA
- a CDS encoding NAD kinase yields the protein MNERYILVVAHAGRADTVAAAHRVVDSLRSAGARPVLAPEDRAELAAVDGAFAAVDALGDGIQVGDLELAIVLGGDGTILRAAELVRDSGAPVLGINMGHVGFLAEIERDDMDAAVRRVIERDYEVEERLALSVRVKDAAGEVVYETWALNEATVEKASRERMIEVVVEIDGRPLTSYGCDGMVVSTPTGSTAYNFSAGGPVIWPGVEAIAVVPLSAHALFAKPLVVSPHASVAIEMLESTSGTGILWCDGRRSHDLPPGARVVVRRSSRPVRLARLHPAPFTDRLVRKFRLPVAGWRGNGTEASA from the coding sequence ATGAACGAGCGCTACATCCTGGTCGTCGCCCACGCAGGCCGGGCCGACACCGTCGCAGCAGCTCACCGCGTCGTCGACTCCCTTCGCAGTGCAGGTGCACGCCCGGTCCTCGCGCCGGAGGACCGCGCTGAACTCGCGGCGGTCGACGGCGCGTTCGCCGCGGTCGACGCCCTCGGCGACGGCATCCAGGTCGGAGACCTCGAACTCGCGATCGTCCTCGGCGGCGACGGCACGATCCTGCGCGCCGCCGAACTCGTGCGAGACAGCGGTGCGCCAGTGCTCGGGATCAACATGGGCCATGTCGGCTTCCTCGCCGAGATCGAGCGAGACGACATGGATGCAGCAGTCCGGCGCGTGATCGAGCGGGACTACGAGGTCGAAGAACGCCTCGCGCTGTCCGTCCGGGTCAAGGACGCCGCCGGCGAGGTCGTGTACGAGACCTGGGCGCTGAACGAGGCGACCGTCGAGAAGGCCAGCCGCGAGCGGATGATCGAAGTCGTCGTCGAGATCGACGGCCGACCGCTGACGAGCTACGGCTGCGACGGCATGGTCGTGTCGACGCCCACCGGCTCGACCGCCTACAACTTCTCCGCCGGCGGGCCGGTCATCTGGCCCGGCGTCGAGGCGATCGCGGTCGTGCCGCTGTCCGCGCACGCCCTGTTCGCCAAGCCGCTCGTGGTGAGTCCGCACGCTTCGGTCGCGATCGAGATGCTCGAGAGCACCAGCGGCACCGGCATCCTGTGGTGCGACGGACGGCGCTCGCACGACCTGCCGCCCGGCGCGCGCGTCGTGGTCCGCCGGTCCTCCCGCCCGGTGCGCCTGGCCCGGCTGCACCCCGCACCGTTCACCGATCGACTCGTCCGCAAGTTCCGCCTGCCTGTGGCCGGCTGGCGCGGCAACGGGACGGAGGCCTCGGCATGA
- a CDS encoding TlyA family RNA methyltransferase, translated as MTRLDAALAARGLARSRTHAATMIADGLVQVAGRTVIKASAPVGDDTEITVAGADHYVSRAAHKLIAALDGFDVPVAGRLALDMGASTGGFTQVLRERGAERVLAVDVGHDQLAPSIAADPGVIVVEGYNVRHMTPENLAQATGESRAPELVVGDLSFISLELVFGAVAQVAASGADVVLLVKPQFEVGRTAVRGGLVTNPVIRADAVARTLWSAWDAGFGMLGILPSPLLGTHGNAEYLVHMSPGRGTSPAEWTKRIDELAGGR; from the coding sequence GTGACCCGCCTCGACGCAGCCCTCGCGGCCCGTGGACTCGCACGCTCGCGCACGCATGCGGCGACGATGATCGCCGACGGACTCGTCCAGGTCGCCGGACGCACCGTGATCAAGGCATCCGCACCGGTCGGCGACGACACCGAGATCACCGTCGCGGGTGCGGACCACTACGTCAGCCGCGCGGCGCACAAGCTGATCGCGGCGCTGGACGGGTTCGATGTGCCCGTCGCCGGGCGGCTGGCACTGGACATGGGCGCCTCGACCGGCGGATTCACTCAGGTACTGCGCGAACGCGGCGCCGAACGGGTGCTCGCGGTCGACGTCGGGCACGATCAACTCGCGCCCTCGATCGCGGCGGATCCCGGCGTCATCGTCGTGGAGGGCTACAACGTCCGCCACATGACGCCCGAGAACCTCGCACAGGCGACCGGAGAATCCCGTGCCCCTGAGCTGGTCGTCGGCGATCTGTCGTTCATCTCCCTCGAGCTCGTGTTCGGTGCGGTCGCACAGGTCGCGGCATCCGGTGCCGACGTCGTGCTCCTCGTCAAGCCGCAGTTCGAGGTCGGCCGCACCGCCGTCCGCGGCGGCCTCGTCACGAATCCGGTCATCCGCGCGGATGCCGTGGCGCGCACGCTCTGGAGCGCATGGGATGCCGGCTTCGGGATGCTCGGCATCCTCCCGTCACCGCTCCTCGGAACGCACGGCAACGCCGAGTACCTTGTCCACATGTCGCCCGGCCGGGGGACGTCTCCGGCAGAATGGACGAAGCGGATCGACGAACTGGCAGGAGGACGATGA
- a CDS encoding HAD-IIA family hydrolase: MGLFAKKRPTPLDGIDVVLADLDGVVYAGPGALPHAVDSLNAVARERRVGYITNNASRTDASVAEHLTELGLTVAAGEVVTSPQAAMRLLATMVPAPATLLIVGGEGLVVEAEKAGYTVTRSAEDAPDAVVQGFAPDVAWTDLAEAAFALKVPEEEGGIPWIATNSDWTIPRERGVAPGNGTLVSAVHTAVGRLATVAGKPEVPIFEEAIARFGGHRTLFIGDRLDTDILGANRAGIDSVLVLTGIDRPKHVLAAPEGSRPTFILSDLRELHEPYPEATRKDGAVTVGDATVRVAGGDVEILAAGTRQIDLLRAGALAIWESGTPIFVLRVPERLYEDPFHRP; this comes from the coding sequence ATGGGCTTGTTCGCCAAGAAGCGCCCGACCCCTCTGGACGGCATCGACGTCGTCCTCGCCGACCTGGACGGCGTCGTGTACGCCGGACCGGGCGCGCTTCCACACGCCGTGGACAGCCTGAATGCCGTCGCGCGGGAGCGCCGTGTCGGGTACATCACGAACAACGCATCCCGTACCGACGCGTCGGTCGCCGAGCACCTCACCGAGCTCGGGCTGACGGTGGCGGCTGGTGAAGTGGTCACCAGTCCGCAGGCCGCCATGCGCCTGCTCGCGACCATGGTGCCCGCGCCGGCCACGCTGCTGATCGTGGGCGGCGAAGGGCTCGTCGTCGAGGCGGAGAAGGCCGGCTACACGGTCACCCGCAGTGCCGAGGATGCACCGGATGCCGTCGTGCAGGGTTTTGCGCCCGACGTCGCCTGGACCGACCTCGCCGAGGCCGCCTTCGCCCTGAAGGTGCCCGAGGAGGAGGGCGGCATCCCGTGGATCGCGACGAACAGCGACTGGACGATCCCGCGCGAACGCGGCGTGGCACCCGGCAACGGAACGCTGGTGTCGGCGGTCCACACGGCGGTCGGGCGTCTCGCGACCGTCGCCGGGAAGCCGGAAGTGCCGATCTTCGAGGAGGCGATCGCCCGTTTCGGCGGACACCGCACCCTGTTCATCGGCGACCGCCTGGACACCGACATCCTCGGGGCCAACCGGGCCGGCATCGACTCGGTTCTCGTGCTCACCGGTATCGATCGGCCGAAACACGTGCTCGCGGCGCCGGAAGGATCGCGCCCGACGTTCATCCTGTCGGATCTGCGTGAGCTCCACGAGCCGTACCCGGAGGCGACGCGCAAGGATGGCGCCGTGACCGTCGGGGACGCGACTGTGCGCGTGGCCGGAGGAGACGTCGAGATCCTCGCAGCCGGGACCCGTCAGATCGATCTGCTGCGCGCCGGCGCACTGGCGATCTGGGAGTCCGGGACGCCGATCTTCGTGCTGCGGGTGCCAGAGCGCCTCTACGAGGATCCGTTCCATCGGCCGTAG